The Pseudoliparis swirei isolate HS2019 ecotype Mariana Trench chromosome 1, NWPU_hadal_v1, whole genome shotgun sequence genome has a window encoding:
- the crabp2b gene encoding cellular retinoic acid-binding protein 2b: MDVEKKTTDFSGKWKMKSSENFEDLLKALGVNVFLRKIAVRAASSPAVEITQQDESLSIKTSTSVRTTHVSFTVGQSFDEATVDGRPCTSFPKWETDSKISCEQTVQKGDGPKTAWTRELTNDGELILTMIAGEVVCTRLYERE; this comes from the exons ATGGACGTGGAGAAGAAAACCACAGATTTCTCAGGGAAATGGAAAATGAAGTCTTCGGAAAATTTCGAGGATCTCTTGAAAGCTCTGG GCGTGAATGTGTTCCTGAGGAAGATCGCAGTGCGAGCGGCCTCCAGCCCGGCGGTGGAGATCACCCAGCAGGACGAGAGTCTGTCCATCAAGACGTCCACCAGCGTCCGCACCACCCACGTCTCCTTCACCGTGGGGCAGTCCTTCGACGAGGCCACGGTGGATGGACGTCCCTGCACG AGTTTCCCGAAGTGGGAAACAGACAGCAAGATCAGCTGTGAACAGACCGTCCAGAAAGGCGACGGGCCCAAAACGGCGTGGACCCGAGAGCTGACCAACGACGGAGAACTGATACTG ACAATGATTGCAGGAGAAGTCGTCTGCACCCGGCTGTATGAGAGGGAATGA